The following are from one region of the Cetobacterium somerae genome:
- a CDS encoding L-cysteine desulfidase family protein — protein MKVMIDKILSILNEEIVPAEGCTEPIALAYIGSKLTSVLGGVPEKIDIALSGNLIKNVKSVKIPNSEGMVGIEASVALGTILGDSKKELMVISNVDKSRLNEVKEYLDNKKVVATKIDGDVKLHMRATGVLGQDTVTIEIKDYHTNIVKIEKNGEIIKGASCDEVVTGDTMTDKSFLTVELIHDLAKTIDLTLIAPIFEKVIAYNSAIANEGLKNDYGISMGKSLYEGMQEGVYGKDLKNKIVSFASAGSDARMNGCSMPVMTTSGSGNQGMSASLPVIKYCEEKGLTHEQLIRGLFFSHLTTIHIKSNVGRLSAYCGVVCAGGGVAGALAFLDGMPLDRIDAAIETTLATLSGMLCDGAKSSCATKIASSIGMAFDSYYLSKKKKNFEYGEGIVGKDVEATLANVKVLAHEGLRQTDEVVLEIMLNN, from the coding sequence TTGAAAGTGATGATAGATAAAATTTTAAGTATTTTAAATGAAGAGATAGTTCCAGCAGAGGGATGTACAGAGCCGATAGCTTTAGCATATATAGGAAGTAAATTAACATCAGTATTAGGTGGAGTTCCGGAAAAGATTGATATAGCTTTATCAGGAAATTTAATAAAAAATGTTAAAAGTGTAAAAATACCAAACTCAGAAGGGATGGTAGGTATAGAGGCATCAGTAGCTTTAGGAACAATTTTAGGAGATTCTAAGAAAGAGCTAATGGTTATATCAAATGTTGATAAGTCAAGATTAAATGAAGTTAAAGAGTATTTAGATAATAAAAAAGTTGTAGCTACAAAAATAGATGGAGATGTGAAACTACATATGAGAGCTACAGGAGTTTTAGGACAAGATACAGTTACAATAGAGATCAAAGATTATCATACAAATATTGTTAAGATAGAAAAAAATGGTGAAATAATAAAAGGTGCGTCTTGTGATGAAGTTGTTACAGGGGATACGATGACAGATAAAAGTTTTTTAACTGTTGAGTTAATCCACGATTTAGCTAAAACTATAGATTTAACTTTAATCGCTCCAATTTTTGAAAAAGTTATAGCTTATAACTCAGCTATAGCAAATGAAGGTTTAAAAAATGACTATGGAATAAGTATGGGTAAAAGTTTATATGAAGGTATGCAAGAGGGCGTTTACGGTAAAGATTTAAAAAACAAGATTGTAAGTTTTGCAAGTGCTGGAAGTGACGCAAGAATGAATGGGTGTTCTATGCCAGTAATGACAACAAGTGGAAGTGGAAATCAAGGGATGTCTGCATCTTTACCAGTTATAAAGTACTGTGAAGAAAAAGGATTAACACACGAGCAATTAATAAGAGGATTATTCTTTTCACATTTAACAACAATACATATAAAATCAAATGTTGGAAGATTGTCAGCATACTGTGGAGTTGTTTGTGCTGGTGGAGGAGTAGCAGGAGCTTTAGCCTTTTTAGATGGAATGCCTTTAGACAGAATAGATGCAGCAATTGAGACAACTTTAGCAACATTATCAGGAATGCTATGTGATGGAGCAAAGAGTTCTTGTGCAACAAAAATAGCGAGTTCAATTGGAATGGCATTTGATTCATACTATTTATCTAAAAAGAAAAAGAATTTTGAATATGGAGAAGGAATAGTTGGTAAAGATGTTGAAGCAACTTTAGCTAATGTAAAGGTTTTAGCTCATGAAGGATTAAGACAAACAGATGAAGTTGTTTTAGAAATAATGTTAAATAACTAG
- a CDS encoding CoA-disulfide reductase: protein MKIIIIGGVAAGMSAAAKASRLNKEAELVIYEKTEVVSWGACGLPYYVGNFFESPNNMIARPVEKFIEAGMNIKIKHEVIAIDVDKKEVTIKNLVTGETFIDNYDKLMIATGAHAIMPPIKNLSTKGVYTLKDYTDGIILKEEMLKDENQDIVIVGAGYIGLEVAEAAKHLGKRSVRIIQLGDRVLLESFDKEITDVMEEEIRAHEGIELHLEEIVQEIVEENGKVVKVKTNKGEYPADIVVVSTGVRPNTAFLKETGIEMLGNGALVIDNHGRTSIDSIYSAGDCATVPHLVRKENVYIPLATTANKIGRIVGENLAGVETEFQGTLGSAAVKVMDVEAGRTGITEAEAIKMGINYKTVFIKDKNQTNYYPGREDIFVKLIYDADTRVLLGGQIAGKKGAVLRVDSLATAIYAKLTVDEIGMMDFCYAPPFARTWDVMNVAGNVAK from the coding sequence ATGAAAATAATAATTATCGGTGGAGTTGCCGCTGGAATGTCAGCAGCAGCAAAAGCAAGTAGACTTAACAAGGAAGCAGAGTTAGTAATTTATGAAAAAACTGAGGTTGTTTCATGGGGAGCGTGTGGGCTTCCATACTATGTTGGAAACTTTTTTGAAAGTCCAAATAATATGATAGCAAGACCAGTAGAGAAATTTATAGAAGCTGGAATGAATATAAAAATAAAGCATGAAGTAATAGCAATTGATGTAGATAAAAAAGAGGTAACTATTAAAAACTTAGTAACAGGTGAAACTTTTATAGATAATTATGATAAATTAATGATAGCTACAGGAGCTCATGCAATAATGCCACCAATTAAAAATTTATCAACAAAAGGTGTATATACTTTAAAAGACTATACAGATGGAATTATTTTAAAAGAAGAGATGCTAAAAGATGAGAATCAAGATATAGTTATAGTTGGAGCTGGGTATATTGGACTTGAAGTAGCGGAAGCAGCTAAACATTTAGGAAAAAGAAGTGTTAGAATAATTCAATTAGGTGATAGAGTTCTTTTAGAAAGTTTTGATAAAGAGATAACTGATGTTATGGAAGAAGAAATAAGAGCTCACGAAGGTATAGAGTTACATTTAGAAGAGATTGTCCAAGAGATTGTAGAGGAAAATGGAAAAGTTGTAAAAGTAAAAACTAACAAAGGTGAATACCCAGCTGATATAGTTGTTGTATCAACAGGAGTAAGACCAAATACAGCTTTCTTAAAAGAAACAGGAATTGAAATGTTAGGAAATGGAGCTTTAGTAATAGATAACCATGGAAGAACAAGTATTGACTCTATCTATTCAGCAGGAGATTGTGCAACAGTTCCTCATTTAGTAAGAAAAGAAAATGTATATATTCCTCTTGCAACAACTGCTAATAAAATTGGTAGAATAGTTGGAGAAAATTTAGCTGGAGTAGAAACTGAGTTTCAAGGAACTTTAGGATCGGCAGCAGTAAAAGTTATGGATGTAGAGGCTGGAAGAACTGGAATAACAGAAGCTGAAGCAATAAAAATGGGAATAAACTATAAAACTGTATTTATAAAAGATAAAAATCAAACAAATTATTATCCAGGTAGAGAGGATATATTTGTAAAACTAATTTATGATGCAGATACAAGAGTTCTTTTAGGAGGACAAATAGCAGGTAAAAAAGGTGCAGTTTTAAGAGTAGACTCTTTAGCAACAGCTATTTATGCTAAGTTAACAGTAGATGAGATTGGAATGATGGACTTCTGTTATGCTCCACCATTTGCTAGAACTTGGGATGTAATGAATGTAGCTGGTAATGTAGCAAAATAA
- a CDS encoding cation:dicarboxylate symporter family transporter yields MNNVFFEQFLMISDLKTVGFLVALLVILFLINMLPKKKFNFSAKVMVATVVGLILGLAIQFVAGFPENPMELTFVKETTLWYSLLGGGFISLIRMLVIPLVMVSIIHVIINMKEDANLGDLVKKSLIITLVMVAISVGVGLLLGNLFEVGKVSTDAVQAVAAEGGRKIREVSNIVDTLKALIPSNPVEAMVKLNIVGLVIFSAVVGVAAKRMSKKYMDTVKPFFDLINASQKIIVSMAMSIIRWMPLAVVPLLANTIAQKGIGAIAEVGKFIAVLYLATAVMFVIQMIAVSFFGLNPFTYVKKSISLMILAFTSRSSVGCLPVTISTLTNKLGVSESTASFVASFGTTAGMQGCAGIFPALTIVFVTNMSGHPIDATLIVMSIIVVAISSLGIAGIPGTATMAASVALSGTGLAAMFPLINPILAIDPIIDMPRTMLNVIGSVTNALMVDKSLGNLNHEVYQNPEAGNEANSSEIE; encoded by the coding sequence ATGAACAATGTATTTTTTGAACAATTTTTAATGATTAGTGATTTGAAAACTGTTGGTTTCTTAGTAGCATTATTAGTAATTTTATTTCTAATAAATATGTTACCGAAGAAAAAATTTAACTTTTCAGCAAAAGTTATGGTTGCAACAGTTGTTGGTTTAATTTTAGGATTAGCAATTCAATTTGTAGCTGGATTCCCAGAGAATCCAATGGAATTAACATTTGTAAAAGAGACAACATTATGGTATAGCTTACTTGGTGGAGGATTTATCTCTTTAATTAGAATGTTAGTTATTCCACTAGTTATGGTATCTATCATTCATGTTATTATTAATATGAAAGAGGATGCTAATTTAGGAGACTTAGTAAAGAAAAGTTTAATTATTACTTTAGTAATGGTTGCAATTTCTGTAGGTGTAGGATTACTTTTAGGAAATCTATTTGAAGTTGGAAAAGTTTCGACTGATGCAGTACAAGCTGTAGCAGCAGAGGGTGGAAGAAAAATTAGAGAGGTTAGCAATATTGTTGATACATTAAAAGCTCTTATTCCTTCAAACCCAGTTGAAGCGATGGTTAAGTTAAACATCGTTGGTTTAGTTATATTCTCAGCAGTTGTTGGAGTAGCGGCAAAGAGAATGTCAAAGAAATATATGGATACTGTAAAGCCATTCTTTGATTTAATAAATGCTTCTCAAAAAATTATAGTATCAATGGCAATGAGTATTATTAGATGGATGCCTTTAGCAGTAGTACCATTATTAGCAAACACAATTGCACAAAAAGGTATTGGAGCAATAGCAGAAGTAGGAAAATTCATAGCAGTTTTATACTTAGCAACAGCAGTTATGTTTGTAATACAGATGATAGCAGTATCATTCTTTGGATTAAATCCATTTACATATGTAAAGAAAAGTATCTCTTTAATGATTTTAGCATTTACATCTAGATCAAGTGTTGGATGTTTACCAGTAACAATTTCAACATTAACTAATAAACTAGGTGTTAGCGAATCAACAGCAAGTTTTGTTGCAAGTTTTGGTACAACAGCAGGAATGCAAGGTTGTGCAGGAATATTCCCAGCATTAACAATTGTATTTGTTACAAATATGAGTGGACATCCAATTGATGCAACATTAATAGTAATGTCTATAATTGTTGTGGCAATTAGTTCATTAGGAATTGCAGGAATTCCAGGAACAGCAACAATGGCAGCTTCAGTTGCTTTATCAGGAACTGGATTAGCAGCTATGTTCCCTCTAATTAACCCAATCTTAGCAATCGATCCTATTATCGATATGCCAAGAACAATGTTAAACGTAATTGGATCAGTTACAAATGCATTAATGGTTGATAAGAGTTTAGGAAACTTAAATCATGAAGTTTATCAAAATCCAGAAGCAGGAAATGAAGCAAACTCTTCTGAAATTGAGTAA